One Salvelinus fontinalis isolate EN_2023a chromosome 27, ASM2944872v1, whole genome shotgun sequence genomic region harbors:
- the LOC129825122 gene encoding mucin-17-like isoform X10 yields the protein MSLRPKVTTTTTAPVARKTHAVSRAVTSPQGLFPWRPVDVGNSSDAEDVESFPAAASASLSNRKKNKPLAPPHWIPLSPSRENSNSSTVNWTEPLEEYTSGSEPFIYDLDLGDDPFSLFQYDSSYSLDEGLALAASGPQNLSHAGTGVSTEGPGRVTVSDPVTAVGGGEHLHNQSEPSLPQEALAGGALAEAGREAGREARTGEQGVVVAAHSSWAQIPPFSTTPERTGVQTDQARPGSGFSEQTAERTTQSLSNISTQSPSLLTVAKLCFSERVGITTDNDPTLEVSIPKDYTLTPSPISIPTISIPTTSAMPDSLWTAVITEIPAPNSLPTTPTIPLPTSPHPAFSPSSVHSMEQSDVSHSRHVRPAATETETSLPSMEVQRHVLMREGTRLSPLSLSVPTDAATALTPVLEKTYLSSSDKHHSDLVLPSLRNQLSSFLTNSHPVDGMVPSESIASESGSQSEWISLYSPLALEPSSYMSSVSDSVLCSSEGQEGFNPLSSNLRSFSRTSHLSVTPITEQLHHQDLLPATVMDECTFSQSSPPNKISPSRQEWRDALHTTFSLVSLSSDLLSVTDLPEQLNIKTVTEWESADGIERHSARPEGEEVHMSPISASSSSPSLISLFRPSTQSEPSVAQLGHHGTSHINDDGSEYLSQTSLHLYSSLLAPSRPLALPAPLISSTASEYDSVVTHEPKRHAYMHELGWKRPVSGLGIVIHTDTHIPVSEPLSTMTSRADQLMSDASEALLFHRPMTTNPPRIREERLLPAPTPTPLPTHIPPLSGTLSAGAANMADSGAGASLLTRSTAAFQQSSTLIGSQSKPTQPAGTDGTLAWHGESRESTVSPAAPDTQLTAAASSNPTISAAIIQPTAVTRNILPPSASNIQLTTDNKQPTLFPNIQSTSTSNSQPPMALNTYLAGAGPLSVPWRYNHSEDTQGGKHGPALIDHPPSPAASTSVSSMGPGNNVTVNQNTNTDRETETQKTPVIGMDEQSFVATKGPYLPLTTPHRGVNAGSGTVSTTHPTPRTSAGTPVIAPCQ from the exons ATGTCTCTCAGGCCCAAGGTGACTACAACAACAACAGCGCCCGTGGCCAGGAAAACACATGCCGTATCCAGGGCCGTGACCAGTCCCCAGGGGTTGTTCCCATGGCGACCGGTGGATGTTGGGAACAGTAGCGATGCGGAGGACGTGGAGTCATTCCCAGCAGCGGCGTCAGCATCACTCAGCAACCGTAAGAAGAATAAGCCCTTGGCTCCCCCCCACTGGATCCCATTGAGTcccagcagagagaacagcaacAGCAGCACTGTGAACTGGACTGAGCCCCTGGAGGAGTACACATCAGGCTCTGAGCCATTCATTTACGACCTGGACCTAGGGGATGACCCCTTTAGCCTTTTCCAATATGACTCGTCCTACTCCCTGGATGAAGGCCTGGCTCTGGCCGCCTCTGGCCCACAGAACCTTTCCCACGCTGGGACTGGAGTCAGTACTGAGGGCCCAGGTCGTGTGACTGTGAGCGACCCTGTTACCGCCGTGGGTGGAGGGGAACATTTACACAATCAATCAGAGCCCAGTTTGCCCCAGGAGGCGTTGGCAGGAGGCGCGCTGGCAGAGGCTgggagagaggctgggagagaggcTAGGACCGGGGAGCAGggtgtggtggtggcagcacaCAGCAGCTGGGCTCAAATCCCTCCTTTCAGCACGACTCCAGAGAGGACAGGTGTGCAAACGGATCAGGCCCGGCCCGGCAGCGGCTTCAGTGAACAAACAGCAGAGAGAACCACTCAGTCCCTCTCAAACATCTCCACACAGTCTCCCTCATTATTAACAGTAGCCAAGCTCTGTTTCTCTGAGAGGGTCGGGATTACCACTGACAATGACCCCACATTGGAGGTCTCTATACCTAAAGACTACACACTCACACCCAGTCCCATATCCATACCTACCATATCCATACCTACCACGTCTGCTATGCCAGATAGCCTATGGACAGCTGTGATCACAGAGATACCGGCCCCTAACTCCCTCCCCACCACTCCAACCatacctctccccacctctccccatCCTGCGTTCTCCCCCTCTTCTGTTCACAGTATGGAACAAAGTGATGTTAGTCATTCAAGACACGTCAGGCCAGCTGCCACTGAGACAGAGACATCGCTCCCTTCCATGGAGGTTCAAAGACATGTATTAATGCGTGAGGGCACAAGGCTCAGTCCACTGTCTCTGTCAGTCCCTACTGATGCCGCTACAGCTCTGACACCCGTCCTTGAGAAAACATACCTCTCTTCCTCTGACAAacaccacagtgacctggttTTACCCTCTTTGAGGAATCAATTAAGTTCCTTCTTGACTAACTCTCATCCTGTGGACGGTATGGTTCCCAGTGAGAGTATTGCCTCTGAGTCAGGTAGCCAGAGTGAGTGGATCAGTTTATATTCACCTCTGGCTCTGGAACCATCGTCGTATATGAGCAGTGTGTCAGACAGTGTGTTGTGCAGCTCAGAGGGGCAGGAGGGCTTTAATCCACTCAGTTCTAACCTGAGAAGTTTTTCACGTACATCCCATCTTTCTGTCACTCCTATCACAGAGCAACTACACCACCAGGACCTCCTCCCAGCCACCGTGATGGACGAATGTACTTTCTCCCAGTCCTCACCTCCTAATAAAATCTCCCCAAGCAGACAGGAGTGGAGGGATGCATTGCACACCACGTTCAGCTTGGTCTCTCTCAGCTCTGACCTCCTGTCTGTGACAGACTTGCCAGAGCAGCTTAATATCAAAACGGTTACTGAATGGGAAAGTGcagatgggatagagagacacTCGGCTCGACCGGAAGGAGAAGAAGTCCACATGTCACCCATAAGTGCCTCGTCCTCCTCGCCATCACTGATCTCGCTCTTTCGCCCCAGCACACAGAGCGAGCCATCTGTAGCCCAGCTTGGACACCATGGGACCTCACACATCAATGATGATGGATCTGAATATCTCTCCCAGACCAGCCTCCACCTCTACTCCTCCCTGCTAGCCCCCTCTCGTCCTCTGGCTCTGCCAGCGCCACTCATCAGCAGCACAGCTTCAGAATATGACAGTGTTGTTACTCATGAACCCAAGCGGCATGCTTACATGCATGAATTAGGCTGGAAACGGCCGGTCAGTGGTCTTGGCATTGtgattcacacagacacacacatcccaGTGTCTGAGCCGCTCTCCACCATGACCTCCAGGGCAGACCAGCTCATGTCAGACGCTTCTGAAGCCCTCTTATTCCACAGACCGATGACAACAAACCCTCCTCGTATtagagaggagaggctgctccCCGCCCCTACCCCGACTCCCCTTCCCACCCATATCCCCCCTCTGAGTGGGACATTGTCTGCCGGAGCAGCCAACATGGCTGATTCGGGAGCTGGCGCCTCACTGCTCACCCGATCAACGGCTGCATTCCAACAATCCTCCACACTCATTGGCAGCCAATCAAAGCCCACTCAGCCTGCTGGAACTGACGGAACACTGGCCTGgcatggagagagcagagagagcacagTATCACCCGCTGCCCCAGACACACAGCTCACTGCTGCTGCCTCCAGTAACCCCACCATTAGTGCTGCAATTATACAGCCCACCGCTGTTACCAGAAATATCCTCCCCCCTTCTGCCTCAAACATACAACTCACCACTGACAACAAACAGCCAACTCTTTTCCCAAATATCCAgtccacctctacctccaacaGCCAGCCTCCTATGGCCCTAAACACTTACCTTGCTGGGGCTGGCCCTTTATCAGTCCCCTGGAGGTACAATCACAGTGAGGACACACAGGGTGGTAAACATGGACCGGCCCTCATCGATCACCCACCCTCCCCTGCTGCAAGCACGTCAGTAAGCAGTATGGGCCCTGGCAACAATGTGACTGTGAATCAGAACACCAACACAGACCGAGAGACCGAGACACAGAAAACTCCCGTCATTGGCATGGATGAGCAGTCTTTTGTAGCCACAAAGGGCCCCTACTTGCCTCTTACCACTCCACATAGAGGGGTGAATGCAGGCAGTGGCACAGTGTCCACCACACACCCCACCCCACGGACCTCAGCGGGCACCCCTGTTATTGCCCCATGCCAAT AG